cCGGAGCCCCTCcttcggacatttgcgttctcacatacagcccctctggagaatgtcaggagattatccggagttcagtgcatggCTGAAAGCAGTGTTTGATTTTCAAGTTGAGAACATTCATCTAGCTCTGGCTACCATCACCGATGTACACCACCCTGCCCTCCAGACGAGAACGCTCAGCTTCAAACACCAGCAGGTGGCTCAGCAGCGTCTCCTCAGGACCCGATCGGATCAGGGATGGATCATTgttctgtacacacacacacacacacacacacaaacacacggtaACAGTTACAGTTACAAGAACGACTAAACTGTTCACAAAAGATTCAAATCAAATCTTTTCATattctgcaaaaaaacaaatgattcatTCTGGTTTGGGCTAAGGAGAAAGATAAAAGCTCGACAGAGTTTACTCACTGCCACAGCTGAAATAAAAGCGTCCATCAGGTGGTAGTCTGCTCCACCATGTCCACTCATGGCAAACACCGAGGGAGTATTATCCTGCACTGTGTGCTTGATAGAACTCTGGGTCAGAAAGTCAAACACGCAGACATCATGGCCATCGTATGACAGCTCCCCCTGTGAAAACACACGTCAATGTGGAGAAACTGTGGCACGTAGCTGATACATTCATCATAGACGTGCAGTGCATGCTCCTTAACAtacatcagaatcagaatcagaattctttttattgccaagtatatttacacatacaggaaattgccttggtgtggtaCATCACAATTAGTCAACTCTTAATCCAGCATAGCTTAAATCTGTGTGATTTGTAAATTGTGGTCTAACAGGCTGCATTTTAACGGTTAACTGTGGAACtggaatttattttttcactgtctttaatatttttgcagattttgtatttttgattatttgttAGTCTTGGTGAAAATTCCCAGACATATTTGGGGGTCGGTATCGATGAGTGGGAGCGATTTCGTGCTCTGTcgtttttcagctgctgtatggCAACAAATGGGGCTGTTGGCGGTGGactgcgctctactgagtgtaattctagttttttatatatatatttaattttttttacagcatctcttgtattttaaatatctgaattttttcccttttcctttctgaATTCCACATTTCTTTCCGTCCTACCTTGCTGCCATAGATGGTTGTTTTCCGCTTGCATATTTCCTTAGTGAAGGCGACCATGGAGAAGACCGCTGTCAGGCCCCCTTCAAACTCCATGTTAACAACCTGGTCAAACACAACAGATGaacaagacaagacaaaagGGGAAAGTGTGTTTTGCCTCTAACTGTAAATAATGGActcacatatatacagtatttttaaagaaaagtacaTTATACGTTTTCTATCTAAATAACTATCTTTGAAAATGGTTACAAATCtcttttttcaaaacacagagaaatcagTAAATAAATAGAGGGGGAAGGATGTAAACAATAACAGGCAACTTGAGCAATAGTTCAGAGTGGACAGGTACAAAAGGGCAATACAGCCTGTGGCTtcatccaaaataaaaacaacattgtgaCAGTGTGCTGCTAATTCTTGAATGAATGTGAGTTGATGCTGTAAAACAATTCAGacaatatttatttcttcaatCTGAAAATCATCCCAGTTTGATTTGTAACATGTCAGGTCCCAGTTTGGTTTCTATTATTCGCAGCAGACAAGAAACATTATGATCTGATACTAGAGTTTATTTTAACCGTATGTTTGATAGCAACATGAATACTGGTGCATCTCTACAGGAATTAGAGTTTTATTCAAGCCGAAACAAAGAGGGTTAAAGCTGGATAGTAAGTTGTGCCCAAGGAGATTAAGAATCTGCTGTGAAGCCACTGTTACCTGATTACTACAGACATCGTTGTCACACTCGTAGACACAGCGGCCATATGGTCCAGTTCTAAGTGCCTCGGTTACTGACTCGATGTCTGGCAACGAGCTCGGACATATGACTGATACAGGCCAGCCAGTGTGACCCTAGaacatatacaaatacacacagcacaTAAAAGATGAGGCATAACAGGTAAATGATTATATTCATTGATGGTTGAATGCAGATTATCTGTGAGAAGTGTTCACCTGTTTCACTCTGTCCAGGTAGATTTTGCGTGCAGAGTATGGACAGACTTTTTCTACTGAACAATCCAGGCAGCGCATTCCAGCACCCGCAGgctgacaaacaacaaacaatgtCATTCTTAATATTCATGCTCAGGACGGAAATTTCTGTCAACAATAGAGCAGAGCAAGGATCTTCAAGCTGTTTCAGAGATCTACACTGAATAAACTAAATACAATCAGaaaactgtttgtttctatCTGCAGTTGTTATACGAGTGATTATTTGTGTTGGACCTCGCACTGTGAACAGTCCACGTACCTTGTTTTCTTTTCGGAAGTGGCTCACTGATCCAAATGATGACAGTTTCAAACACCTGCAAAGTAGAAACTGTCGGGTTCAAGCTCAATATTAGGAAAAACAGGAtaaactcaaagaaaacaacCTCTTCCTCTTAAAAACCCAGACACTATGGATCTGATAATCTATCAGGTTAGAGATACGAAAACgtttatttacagaataaacaatgcagaaaagatgtgcatttatgtttacattttgctttcaatgttgtatttgtgtttttttattattcaaagttacttattattattcaaacCTTAATTCAAACTTAATTCAGCATTATATTTCTAAACCTAACGCCAGCGTGGAGTTCATCATTGACTGCTGTCTGGTGGTTTACCTGCGTGCTCCAGCCCAGTCGTGTATCAGGTCGATGTCGTGGCACGACTTGGCCAAAAGAACAAAGGAGCTCTCGGCTTCATTCCTCCAGTTCCCTCGAACAAATGAGTGTGCAAAGTGATAGAACCCAACCTGTACACATGTGACATCATATTAGTTTCATGGGTTCAAAGCTCTGTACAATGTTTAGGTGCATATAAGTTTGAATTGGGAACAATGTAAGATTCATGAAGatctttttaaaacatcacaatAATGTGTAGACCTAACAGTTAGGCCACAATTTAAATGATTGTTAAATTAAAACCATTGATGAGGAGCTCTGaagaattatattatattcatatatttcattCTTACCGGCTCAAGGTGTTGAATATGGATCACGTCACCTATGACTCCAGCGACTATCAGCTCCTACGaaaagaattacattttcaacCAAAACAGAGCAACCCTACCAAACCAATCCCCATTAACCTCATTACAATACAAGTGATTGATCATTTAGCATTTTCACTTAAGAGTACTTACCATTGTAATTCCGGCTTAACTACATTTAAGTGTTAAAGGAAAGAAATTTACATCTTGAAACAATAAACTGTGAGTAAAGCTGGTGGAAGAAAACTATCGGATGTTTTGATAAATGAAGTGTTCACCTTTATCTTGTGGATGGTGGGATCATACCGGAGGACGTGACCCACCGACAGTATCACGCCGCTCTTAGTGCAAGCCTCCACAATGGCCACGCAGTCTTCTGCAGTTGTCTTAAGTCATGTGGACACATGTAAGCAGGGCATGAGTGTCACACAAATGCAATCACAGTAAGAAAAAGAATGTTAGTCTTTCAGAAACTGACAAATGAGGATGAATTCTATCTTTAAAGGgtaatttttaaatcaaaatcaaaaatcTGAATTATAAATTAACTCAAAGAAATTACTGCAAAAATCAGACTCACTAACACCAATATTGAAAGTTAAACGTGTGCTCTATGTTAAGATGCTTAGAGTTCAAGCTCATTTGAAAAACACTCACTGCCATTGGTTTCTCCAGCAGGATATGGTAGCCCTTCTTTGCAAAGGCCACCGCAGGCTCCTGGAGAACAAACCCGTCGAATAACCACGATGATTAGacaagaaacaaagacaaagtttACAAATGActcattttcagtttcacaccATTAATAAGGTGAGAGTCTTTGAGCAGTAGCTGCACATTGCTGATGAGATATATGATATGGAAAGCGTCATATGAGAATTAGAGAAAAACTCTATCAGTACGTTGTATAACACACTGACTCAAGTTTGGTGTTTCTTCTGCAATagcaaaataa
The sequence above is drawn from the Hippoglossus hippoglossus isolate fHipHip1 chromosome 7, fHipHip1.pri, whole genome shotgun sequence genome and encodes:
- the zgc:154075 gene encoding putative oxidoreductase YteT; translation: MTSLVSVIVVGAGCRGEIYSKFASIHPERMKVVGVADPRKFARSKLQQQHKIVDENVFDDWHCIVERERFADAVAICTPDSLHKEPAVAFAKKGYHILLEKPMATTAEDCVAIVEACTKSGVILSVGHVLRYDPTIHKIKELIVAGVIGDVIHIQHLEPVGFYHFAHSFVRGNWRNEAESSFVLLAKSCHDIDLIHDWAGARRCLKLSSFGSVSHFRKENKPAGAGMRCLDCSVEKVCPYSARKIYLDRVKQGHTGWPVSVICPSSLPDIESVTEALRTGPYGRCVYECDNDVCSNQVVNMEFEGGLTAVFSMVAFTKEICKRKTTIYGSKGELSYDGHDVCVFDFLTQSSIKHTVQDNTPSVFAMSGHGGADYHLMDAFISAVANNDPSLIRSGPEETLLSHLLVFEAERSRLEGRVVYIGDGSQS